A genomic region of Gossypium hirsutum isolate 1008001.06 chromosome D01, Gossypium_hirsutum_v2.1, whole genome shotgun sequence contains the following coding sequences:
- the LOC107921064 gene encoding UDP-glucosyltransferase 29 yields MDTKQKRIRVLMFPWLAHSHISSFLELAKKLMNHNLYVYFCSTATNLDSIKPKISPHHSLSIQFIELKLPLLPELPSYYHTTKGLPTHLLNALFKAVEMSGDGFATILKTHNPDLLIYDLHQPWAPTLASSLNIPAILFYTASAAGPFFAFHAWKKLKGEEFPSPEFYINDCFMPTKSSRNEFGRTPPDSSNTEKTFQAFRHSLDIILVKSFSELEGKYMDYLSILLNKKVVPTGPLVQDAIEEHHENEKEILEWLTKKRKASTVLVSFGSEYYLSNKEREAIAEGLELSEVNFIWVLRFPVGDKDKPKLEEALPEGYLERIGERGLMVEGWAPQAKILQHSSIGGFVSHCGWSSVMESLKFGVPIIAMPMLMHIDQPLNARLVQDVGVGVEVKRGKDGSLEREEIVKVIKQVVGEKDGENIRNKAREMSNHIKIKRDEEVDEVVQEINKILHKGGLKIHDKKVNV; encoded by the coding sequence ATGGATACAAAGCAAAAGAGAATTCGTGTGTTAATGTTCCCATGGTTAGCTCATAGCCATATTTCATCCTTCTTAGAGCTAGCCAAGAAGCTCATGAACCATAACTTGTACGTTTACTTCTGTTCCACCGCTACAAATCTTGATTCCATCAAGCCAAAAATTTCACCTCATCACTcactttcaattcaattcattgaGCTCAAGCTGCCATTGTTGCCTGAGCTTCCTTCTTACTATCACACCACCAAAGGATTGCCAACCCATCTATTGAACGCCCTATTTAAAGCCGTCGAAATGTCCGGCGATGGGTTTGCCACAATATTGAAAACCCATAACCCGGATTTGCTTATTTATGATTTGCATCAACCCTGGGCACCTACACTTGCTTCCTCACTCAACATACCTGCCATACTTTTCTACACTGCTTCTGCAGCTGGGCCTTTTTTCGCATTTCATGCATGGAAGAAACTTAAAGGGGAGGAGTTTCCCTCTCCTGAATTTTACATAAACGATTGCTTTATGCCAACAAAAAGCTCCAGAAACGAGTTTGGGCGTACTCCACCTGATTCAAGTAATACAGAAAAGACTTTTCAGGCCTTTAGACACTCTTTGGATATCATTTTGGTTAAGAGTTTTAGTGAGCTTGAAGGGAAATACATGGACTATCTTTCAATCCTATTAAACAAGAAGGTAGTTCCAACAGGTCCACTAGTTCAAGACGCCATTGAAGAACACCATGAGAACGAGAAAGAGATACTTGAATGGCTTACCAAGAAGAGAAAAGCCTCCACCGTGCTCGTTTCCTTCGGGAGTGAGTATTATCTCTCGAATAAAGAAAGGGAAGCCATTGCTGAGGGGCTTGAGCTTAGTGAGGTGAACTTCATTTGGGTCCTCAGATTCCCTGTTGGAGATAAAGATAAACCCAAACTTGAAGAGGCATTACCTGAAGGATATCTGGAAAGGATTGGTGAGAGAGGGCTGATGGTGGAAGGTTGGGCACCACAGGCGAAAATACTGCAACACTCAAGCATTGGGGGATTTGTGAGTCACTGTGGGTGGAGCTCTGTAATGGAAAGCTTGAAATTTGGAGTTCCAATCATAGCGATGCCTATGCTTATGCATATTGACCAGCCATTGAATGCTAGGCTTGTACAAGATGTTGGTGTTGGAGTAGAGGTAAAGAGAGGTAAGGATGGGAGCCTTGAAAGAGAAGAGATAGTCAAAGTGATCAAACAAGTGGTGGGAGAGAAAGATGGGGAGAATATAAGAAATAAAGCTAGAGAAATGAGTAACCACATTAAAATCAAAAGAGATGAAGAGGTAGATGAAGTTGTAcaagaaattaacaaaattctACATAAAGGAGGGTTGAAGATTCATGATAAAAAAGTAAATGTTTGA